Proteins from one Fragaria vesca subsp. vesca linkage group LG6, FraVesHawaii_1.0, whole genome shotgun sequence genomic window:
- the LOC101311399 gene encoding aquaporin PIP2-1-like, which produces MAKDIEVGGFAAKDYHDPPPTPLIDPEEFGKWSFYRAIIAEFIATLLFLYITVLTVIGYKSQSDTLKGGDQCGGVGILGIAWAFGGMIFVLVYCTAGISGGHINPAVTFGLFLARKVSLPRAVMYIVAQSLGAICGCALVKSFQSALYTNYGGGANGLADGYNKGTGLAAEIIGTFVLVYTVFSATDPKRNARDSHVPVLAPLPIGFAVFMVHLATIPITGTGINPARSLGAAVIYNNEKAWDDHWIFWVGPFIGAAIAAMYHQYILRAGAVKALGSFRSSSNI; this is translated from the exons ATGGCCAAGGACATTGAAGTAGGTGGTTTTGCTGCCAAGGACTACCACGACCCACCCCCAACACCATTGATCGATCCGGAGGAGTTTGGAAAATGGTCTTTTTACAGAGCCATCATTGCCGAGTTCATCGCTACGCTTTTGTTCTTGTACATCACTGTGCTCACTGTGATTGGATACAAGAGCCAGAGTGACACTCTCAAAGGTGGAGACCAATGTGGTGGTGTTGGCATTCTTGGCATTGCTTGGGCCTTTGGTGGCATGATCTTTGTCCTTGTTTACTGCACTGCCGGAATCTCTG GAGGGCACATAAACCCTGCTGTGACATTTGGGCTGTTTTTGGCTAGGAAGGTGTCACTGCCCAGAGCTGTAATGTATATTGTGGCTCAGTCTTTGGGAGCAATATGTGGGTGTGCGCTTGTCAAATCGTTCCAGAGTGCTTTGTACACCAACTATGGTGGTGGAGCTAATGGGCTAGCTGATGGGTACAACAAAGGCACCGGTTTGGCTGCTGAGATTATTGGTACATTTGTTCTTGTCTACACTGTCTTCTCTGCCACTGACCCCAAGAGGAATGCCAGGGACTCCCATGTCCCA GTATTGGCACCACTACCAATTGGGTTTGCTGTCTTTATGGTTCACCTTGCCACAATCCCAATCACTGGTACCGGGATCAACCCCGCAAGAAGTTTAGGAGCGGCAGTGATTTACAACAATGAGAAGGCTTGGGATGACCAT TGGATCTTCTGGGTTGGACCCTTCATTGGTGCAGCCATTGCGGCCATGTATCACCAATACATACTGAGGGCAGGAGCAGTTAAGGCTTTGGGTTCTTTCAGAAGCTCTTCCAACATATAA